A window from Gallus gallus isolate bGalGal1 chromosome 5, bGalGal1.mat.broiler.GRCg7b, whole genome shotgun sequence encodes these proteins:
- the AKIP1 gene encoding A-kinase-interacting protein 1 isoform X1 produces the protein MDGARAGRTAGLARAVLERARRRRERERAASAPEEDSERLSAAFASVMSFMAQATRECESYYSLVPACRRREHEVKHICRYHGRQAGGEEPEPSLDRKSAASAAPSQAGTCQHRTKKASKDIYIEVSPGIYSITATSEDMEKQTHVVDVSAGQSIDLTFVL, from the exons atGGACGGGGCGCGCGCGGGGCGCACGGCGGGGTTGGCGCGCGCCGTGCTGGagcgggcgcggcggcggcgggagcgggaGCGCGCGGCCTCGGCCCCG GAGGAAGACTCGGAGCGGCTCAGCGCTGCGTTCGCCTCCGTCATGAGTTTTATGGCCCAAGCCACGAGGGAGTGCGAG AGCTACTACAGCCTCGTGCCGGCCTGCAGGCGCAGAGAGCACGAAGTGAAACACATCTGCAGGTACCACGGCCGgcaagcaggaggagaagagcCCGAGCCCTCCTTAGACCGG aagagtgcagcctctgcagcacccagccaAGCTGGAACTTGCCAGCACCGT ACCAAGAAAGCTTCCAAAGACATCTACATCGAAGTCTCTCCTGGCATTTATTCTATCACAGCAACCTCGGAGGACATGGAGAAACAAACCCACGTGGTGGATGTCAGTGCTGGACAAAGCATTGATTTAACTTTCGTGCTATGA
- the AKIP1 gene encoding A-kinase-interacting protein 1 isoform X2, whose amino-acid sequence MDGARAGRTAGLARAVLERARRRRERERAASAPEEDSERLSAAFASVMSFMAQATRECEAQRARSETHLQVPRPASRRRRARALLRPEECSLCSTQPSWNLPAPYQESFQRHLHRSLSWHLFYHSNLGGHGETNPRGGCQCWTKH is encoded by the exons atGGACGGGGCGCGCGCGGGGCGCACGGCGGGGTTGGCGCGCGCCGTGCTGGagcgggcgcggcggcggcgggagcgggaGCGCGCGGCCTCGGCCCCG GAGGAAGACTCGGAGCGGCTCAGCGCTGCGTTCGCCTCCGTCATGAGTTTTATGGCCCAAGCCACGAGGGAGTGCGAG GCGCAGAGAGCACGAAGTGAAACACATCTGCAGGTACCACGGCCGgcaagcaggaggagaagagcCCGAGCCCTCCTTAGACCGG aagagtgcagcctctgcagcacccagccaAGCTGGAACTTGCCAGCACCGT ACCAAGAAAGCTTCCAAAGACATCTACATCGAAGTCTCTCCTGGCATTTATTCTATCACAGCAACCTCGGAGGACATGGAGAAACAAACCCACGTGGTGGATGTCAGTGCTGGACAAAGCATTGA
- the AKIP1 gene encoding A-kinase-interacting protein 1 isoform X3, whose protein sequence is MDGARAGRTAGLARAVLERARRRRERERAASAPEEDSERLSAAFASVMSFMAQATRECEVPRPASRRRRARALLRPEECSLCSTQPSWNLPAPYQESFQRHLHRSLSWHLFYHSNLGGHGETNPRGGCQCWTKH, encoded by the exons atGGACGGGGCGCGCGCGGGGCGCACGGCGGGGTTGGCGCGCGCCGTGCTGGagcgggcgcggcggcggcgggagcgggaGCGCGCGGCCTCGGCCCCG GAGGAAGACTCGGAGCGGCTCAGCGCTGCGTTCGCCTCCGTCATGAGTTTTATGGCCCAAGCCACGAGGGAGTGCGAG GTACCACGGCCGgcaagcaggaggagaagagcCCGAGCCCTCCTTAGACCGG aagagtgcagcctctgcagcacccagccaAGCTGGAACTTGCCAGCACCGT ACCAAGAAAGCTTCCAAAGACATCTACATCGAAGTCTCTCCTGGCATTTATTCTATCACAGCAACCTCGGAGGACATGGAGAAACAAACCCACGTGGTGGATGTCAGTGCTGGACAAAGCATTGA
- the AKIP1 gene encoding A-kinase-interacting protein 1 isoform X4 — MDGARAGRTAGLARAVLERARRRRERERAASAPEEDSERLSAAFASVMSFMAQATRECESYYSLVPACRRREHEVKHICRYHGRQAGGEEPEPSLDRFTTRCGDAVTAQSNGRCVHRPAVQMGSRTGRDWHS, encoded by the exons atGGACGGGGCGCGCGCGGGGCGCACGGCGGGGTTGGCGCGCGCCGTGCTGGagcgggcgcggcggcggcgggagcgggaGCGCGCGGCCTCGGCCCCG GAGGAAGACTCGGAGCGGCTCAGCGCTGCGTTCGCCTCCGTCATGAGTTTTATGGCCCAAGCCACGAGGGAGTGCGAG AGCTACTACAGCCTCGTGCCGGCCTGCAGGCGCAGAGAGCACGAAGTGAAACACATCTGCAGGTACCACGGCCGgcaagcaggaggagaagagcCCGAGCCCTCCTTAGACCGG TTTACAACCAGATGCGGAGATGCTGTGACGGCACAGAGCAATGGACGGTGCGTTCACCGTCCCGCAGTACAGATGGGCAGTAGAACAGGCAGAGACTGGCACAGTTAA